A region from the Chthoniobacterales bacterium genome encodes:
- a CDS encoding GIY-YIG nuclease family protein yields the protein MDLSKLFRDCHAYSAVQSSAELLPKDQAAVYAFYEALDFSRGSLIDEIDTFVTKYGREVSLNKSRWPFQIHLNFRGNPSRFRGKGRELCQQLPPGQHQPIRELLLFLSFLNEPLYVGKTEDLRTRFRAHHDNGFLWSMKETHKRPPNEFVLFAMFMDAAHVRLIESVLIQTINPPFCDQKT from the coding sequence ATGGACCTGTCGAAGCTCTTTCGAGATTGCCACGCGTATAGCGCCGTCCAGTCATCGGCGGAGCTGCTACCGAAGGATCAGGCGGCTGTCTATGCGTTCTACGAGGCTCTGGATTTCTCCCGGGGATCATTAATCGATGAAATCGATACATTTGTCACGAAGTACGGTCGCGAAGTCTCCCTGAACAAAAGCCGTTGGCCCTTTCAGATTCACTTGAACTTTAGAGGAAACCCGAGTCGTTTTCGGGGCAAGGGCCGCGAACTCTGCCAGCAGCTACCTCCCGGCCAGCATCAACCTATCCGAGAACTCCTCCTGTTCCTTTCATTTCTCAACGAACCTCTTTACGTCGGAAAGACGGAAGATTTACGGACTCGTTTCCGTGCGCACCACGACAACGGCTTTCTGTGGTCGATGAAAGAAACGCATAAGCGTCCACCGAATGAATTCGTTTTGTTCGCGATGTTCATGGATGCAGCGCACGTTCGCTTGATCGAAAGCGTTCTCATTCAGACGATAAATCCGCCATTCTGCGACCAAAAGACGTGA
- a CDS encoding DUF4007 family protein: MPYRISGHESFPCRYAWLPKAVSWVERKPQLFSDEPQAMVDLGVGKNMVRSIRFWAQASGMIETARKESGYAVTDFGRMILGEDGADPFLEDLRTLWLVHWKLSTIQPSLLAWDYLLNRWQDPKLVPSTVVKALQKEAELQDQHLSAATIQQHFDTFLHTYVPTRGRKGEVQEDNLDSPLVELELLIKAGDRELDVGGRHETIYAFRREEKPDISPELFIYCVADFWLRRHPEEETLPSKVLATDYGSPGQIFKIPEEDIRSRLATIDRDSGGALSFSEAASLQQLRRRGDLDLKELLSTIYALEGVNV; encoded by the coding sequence GTGCCCTACCGGATTTCTGGCCACGAATCCTTTCCCTGCCGCTACGCCTGGCTTCCCAAGGCGGTGTCGTGGGTTGAGCGAAAACCGCAACTGTTTTCCGACGAGCCGCAGGCGATGGTCGATCTTGGCGTAGGCAAAAACATGGTGCGCTCCATCCGGTTTTGGGCGCAAGCCTCCGGCATGATTGAAACGGCGCGGAAAGAATCTGGCTATGCCGTCACAGACTTCGGTCGCATGATACTCGGCGAAGATGGCGCGGACCCTTTTCTCGAGGACCTTCGCACGCTGTGGTTAGTGCATTGGAAGCTTTCCACGATACAACCATCGCTTCTCGCTTGGGACTATTTGTTGAATCGCTGGCAGGATCCGAAGCTTGTTCCGAGTACTGTAGTCAAAGCGCTCCAGAAAGAGGCAGAATTGCAGGATCAGCATCTATCCGCGGCGACGATCCAACAGCACTTCGATACTTTTCTTCACACGTACGTCCCCACGCGTGGACGCAAGGGAGAAGTGCAAGAAGATAACCTCGACTCACCTCTGGTCGAACTTGAGCTCTTGATCAAAGCGGGCGATCGCGAACTGGACGTAGGGGGGCGTCACGAAACAATTTACGCTTTCCGCCGTGAGGAAAAGCCGGATATCTCTCCGGAGCTGTTCATCTATTGTGTGGCCGATTTTTGGCTCCGGCGGCATCCGGAAGAGGAGACGTTGCCGTCTAAAGTCCTCGCGACTGATTATGGAAGCCCCGGACAGATTTTCAAGATTCCGGAGGAGGATATCCGCTCTCGTTTGGCAACGATAGATCGAGATTCCGGAGGAGCGCTCAGTTTCAGTGAGGCGGCCAGTCTGCAGCAGCTTCGACGGCGCGGTGATCTAGATCTGAAGGAATTGCTGTCGACCATTTACGCTTTGGAGGGTGTGAATGTCTGA
- a CDS encoding TolC family protein, protein MKTTYLLYLTLILLLTVSPATAGDGESAVRGGRLSLDQVTSVVLTSNPALKAAEKKWQAMKARVPQAAAWEDLRAQGMSRVQRYVSIPPNAFMDQTFALQQEVPITGKNLSRARAATAEAGAAFEDLRRTQLDVISRTRIAFYRLANEYAQLEVNRRNVELLNQFAKISRDRYEVGNAAQADVLTAETDAAKLSEIESDIRRRVSDAQTALNVLMNRPPQSTIAEPATIAFEPIRFSLPQLQAMALAARPEVQRAQSRVDAEKFRVQLANRQWVPDPTVNVQAQRYNEASQAVSELDVGVSIPLPFFNARKYSAATTEAERNLESAQHEQESTRTETLGLVRDQLTKITTAAHHYELYRDKIVPLARQSVQSNRTAYETSSANFLALITAQRVLQDAESTALNHLADYETARAELDAIVGIEQPLARETLQTRRQSK, encoded by the coding sequence ATGAAAACAACTTACCTTTTATATCTTACTTTAATTCTACTTCTGACCGTCTCGCCCGCCACGGCGGGTGATGGGGAGTCGGCCGTTCGGGGCGGCCGGCTTTCGCTGGATCAGGTCACTAGCGTCGTCCTGACAAGCAATCCCGCGCTCAAAGCAGCGGAGAAAAAGTGGCAGGCGATGAAGGCGCGCGTGCCGCAAGCCGCCGCTTGGGAAGACTTGCGCGCACAAGGCATGTCGCGCGTTCAGCGATATGTCTCGATCCCGCCAAATGCGTTCATGGATCAGACTTTCGCGCTTCAGCAGGAAGTTCCGATCACCGGAAAAAACCTAAGTCGCGCGCGAGCAGCGACGGCGGAAGCGGGCGCCGCCTTTGAAGATCTGCGGCGGACACAGCTCGATGTGATTTCGCGCACGCGCATTGCGTTTTACCGGCTGGCCAACGAATACGCGCAGCTCGAAGTCAATCGTCGCAACGTCGAACTGCTTAACCAATTCGCCAAGATCAGTCGCGATCGTTACGAGGTTGGCAACGCCGCGCAGGCCGACGTGCTTACCGCCGAAACCGACGCGGCCAAACTGAGCGAAATCGAATCAGACATTCGCCGGCGCGTCTCCGATGCGCAGACCGCGCTGAATGTGCTGATGAATCGGCCGCCGCAATCGACGATTGCGGAGCCAGCAACAATTGCCTTCGAGCCAATCCGTTTTTCCTTGCCACAACTTCAGGCCATGGCGCTGGCCGCGCGGCCGGAAGTGCAACGCGCCCAAAGTCGCGTCGACGCGGAGAAGTTTCGCGTCCAGTTGGCGAATCGGCAGTGGGTGCCCGATCCTACGGTCAACGTTCAAGCACAACGTTACAACGAAGCCAGTCAAGCCGTCAGTGAGTTGGACGTCGGCGTTTCGATTCCTCTGCCGTTCTTCAACGCGCGAAAATATTCCGCGGCTACGACCGAGGCAGAGCGCAATCTGGAAAGTGCGCAGCACGAACAAGAGAGCACGCGCACCGAGACGCTTGGATTGGTGCGCGACCAGCTAACGAAGATCACGACGGCTGCGCATCATTACGAGCTGTATCGCGACAAGATTGTTCCGCTCGCACGCCAAAGCGTGCAATCGAACCGCACCGCCTACGAAACAAGCAGCGCGAATTTTCTCGCGCTGATCACGGCGCAACGGGTTCTGCAGGACGCGGAATCGACAGCCCTTAATCATCTCGCGGACTACGAAACCGCTCGGGCGGAGCTGGACGCCATCGTCGGGATCGAGCAGCCGCTCGCGCGAGAAACCCTTCAAACGAGGAGGCAATCAAAATGA
- a CDS encoding CusA/CzcA family heavy metal efflux RND transporter, whose amino-acid sequence MVNEPTSSPGAPRVTFIERVIEASARNKFLVLVFVIFGVAGGIWALQRTPLDAIPDLSDVQVIVYTDWEGRSPDLIEDQITYPISSTFIAAPKVKFVRGESMFGKSFVYVIFQDGTDIYWARSRVIEYLNAVRGSLPEGVNPVIGPDATGVGWVFEYALVDESGKHDLAQLRSIQDWNLRYALSSVKGVAEIAPVGGFVKQYQVDLDPNKLVSYGIPLADVVSAIKASNADVGGRTFEVATTEYFVRGRGYIKSVADIENIPLKVVNGTPVYVKNVGVVHLGGDIRRGIAELDGKGESVGGIVVMRYGENALTVIDGIKKKLEQIKGSLPEGVKIVPTYDRSDLIKNSIATLRRKLIEESIVVALVCIIFLWHLRSAFVAIITLPIAIILSFLPMFRLGLTSNIMSLGGIAIAIGAMVDSAIIMVENAHKFLEHFREENGREPDARERISTIIAAAKSVGRPLFFSLLVITVSFIPVFSLEAQEGRLFKPLAFTKTFSMFFAALLGITLVPVLMTLLIRGRIKPEAKNPVNRFLIWAYQPIVNFVLRHRVMTLAVAALLLAITIIPFKRLGSEFMPPLNEGTILYMPTAVPGMSITEATKIIQIQDRQLRKIPEVQTVFGKAGQAESPTDPAPLSMFETVVTLKPPAQWRPGMTWDKITAEMNANIKTPGMANIFWMPIQTRTEMLTTGFRSKVGIKIFGPDLRTIQEIGVQIEKALSDFPDTRSAYAERTTGGYFLDFEVNRESAARYGLKVADVNDVVESAIGGKNITTTVEGRERYPVSVRYARDFREDLDALKRVLVATPTGAQVPISMLADIKYKTGPPSIRDENGQLVGFVFVDITTSDINGYVRRASQKLGQTIQFPPGYYIQWAGQFEYLQAALKKLQVVIPFTLLIIFVLLYMNTKSLTKTAIVLLAVPFSLIGAFWLIWLLGYNMSVAVWVGIIALAGLDAETGVVMLLYLDHAWEKFRAGGRMNSIDDLHEAVKEGAVQRIRPKIMTVCAILFGLLPIMWSPATEAGADVMKRIATPMIGGVVTSALLELLLYPVIYVLWRSRSMKNSP is encoded by the coding sequence GTGGTAAACGAACCGACATCGTCTCCCGGCGCTCCGCGCGTGACCTTCATCGAGCGCGTAATTGAAGCGAGCGCGCGAAACAAGTTCCTCGTTCTTGTTTTCGTCATCTTCGGTGTCGCAGGTGGAATTTGGGCGCTTCAGCGCACGCCACTCGATGCGATTCCCGACCTGAGCGACGTGCAGGTAATCGTTTATACCGATTGGGAAGGCCGCTCGCCCGACCTGATCGAAGATCAAATCACCTATCCGATCTCCAGCACGTTCATCGCCGCGCCGAAAGTGAAGTTTGTTCGCGGCGAATCGATGTTCGGCAAGTCGTTCGTCTACGTCATTTTTCAGGACGGCACGGACATTTATTGGGCGCGATCGCGCGTGATCGAATACCTGAACGCGGTTCGCGGCTCGCTGCCGGAAGGCGTGAACCCGGTCATCGGCCCGGACGCGACAGGTGTCGGCTGGGTTTTCGAATACGCGCTGGTTGATGAAAGCGGCAAGCACGACCTGGCGCAGCTTCGCAGCATTCAGGATTGGAATCTGCGTTATGCGCTCTCCTCGGTGAAAGGCGTTGCGGAAATCGCGCCCGTGGGCGGATTCGTAAAGCAATATCAGGTCGATCTCGACCCGAACAAACTAGTCAGCTACGGCATTCCTCTTGCCGATGTGGTGAGCGCGATCAAGGCGAGCAACGCCGATGTCGGGGGAAGGACATTCGAGGTCGCAACGACAGAGTATTTCGTGCGCGGACGCGGTTACATCAAAAGCGTCGCAGACATCGAGAACATCCCGCTGAAGGTCGTAAACGGCACACCGGTTTACGTGAAGAATGTCGGGGTCGTGCACCTCGGCGGCGACATTCGCCGTGGCATCGCAGAGCTGGATGGGAAAGGCGAGAGTGTCGGTGGGATCGTCGTGATGCGTTACGGCGAAAACGCTCTCACCGTCATCGACGGCATCAAAAAGAAGCTGGAGCAAATCAAAGGCTCCCTCCCCGAAGGAGTGAAGATTGTTCCGACGTATGATCGCAGCGACTTGATCAAGAACTCGATTGCGACGCTGCGCCGGAAGCTGATTGAAGAAAGCATCGTCGTTGCACTCGTCTGTATCATTTTTCTCTGGCATCTCCGTTCGGCTTTTGTCGCCATCATCACGCTTCCGATCGCGATCATTCTCTCGTTCCTGCCGATGTTCCGGCTCGGACTGACGAGCAACATCATGTCGTTAGGCGGAATCGCGATTGCCATCGGCGCGATGGTCGATTCAGCCATCATCATGGTGGAGAACGCGCACAAATTCCTTGAGCACTTCCGGGAAGAGAACGGGCGCGAGCCAGACGCGCGCGAACGCATTAGCACGATCATCGCAGCGGCGAAATCAGTCGGCAGGCCGCTCTTTTTCTCGCTGCTGGTCATCACCGTTAGTTTCATTCCGGTCTTTTCGCTCGAAGCGCAGGAAGGCCGGTTGTTCAAGCCCCTGGCGTTCACGAAGACGTTCTCAATGTTCTTCGCCGCTCTTCTCGGGATAACGCTGGTGCCGGTGCTCATGACGCTGTTGATTCGTGGGCGGATCAAGCCGGAGGCGAAGAACCCGGTGAATCGATTTCTGATTTGGGCTTACCAGCCCATCGTGAACTTCGTGCTGCGACATCGGGTTATGACTCTCGCCGTCGCCGCATTGTTGCTCGCGATCACGATCATCCCCTTCAAGCGGCTTGGCTCCGAATTCATGCCGCCGCTGAACGAAGGAACGATCCTTTACATGCCCACCGCTGTGCCCGGCATGTCGATCACCGAGGCAACAAAGATCATTCAGATACAAGATCGACAACTCAGGAAAATCCCGGAGGTGCAGACCGTTTTCGGGAAAGCCGGGCAGGCCGAATCGCCCACCGACCCTGCGCCGCTCTCAATGTTTGAGACGGTGGTGACGCTCAAACCGCCGGCTCAATGGCGACCTGGAATGACGTGGGACAAGATCACCGCCGAGATGAACGCCAACATCAAAACCCCCGGCATGGCGAACATCTTCTGGATGCCGATCCAAACGCGGACCGAAATGCTCACGACAGGCTTCCGCAGCAAAGTCGGCATTAAAATTTTTGGACCGGATTTGCGCACGATCCAGGAGATCGGCGTGCAGATTGAGAAAGCGCTAAGCGATTTCCCTGATACGCGCAGTGCCTACGCGGAGCGGACGACAGGCGGCTATTTCCTCGATTTCGAAGTGAATCGCGAAAGCGCCGCGCGCTACGGGTTGAAGGTGGCCGACGTAAATGATGTCGTCGAAAGCGCCATTGGTGGAAAGAACATCACGACCACGGTAGAAGGACGCGAGCGGTATCCGGTCAGCGTTCGTTATGCGCGCGATTTTCGCGAGGACCTCGACGCGCTCAAACGCGTTCTTGTCGCCACGCCGACAGGCGCGCAAGTGCCGATCTCGATGCTGGCCGATATTAAATACAAAACCGGTCCGCCATCAATCCGGGATGAAAACGGGCAGCTCGTCGGCTTTGTCTTCGTCGACATCACAACAAGCGACATCAACGGCTATGTGCGGCGGGCGTCGCAGAAACTTGGCCAGACAATTCAGTTCCCGCCCGGTTATTACATTCAGTGGGCAGGACAATTCGAGTACCTGCAAGCGGCGCTGAAGAAACTCCAGGTCGTCATCCCGTTCACACTCCTCATCATCTTTGTGTTGCTTTACATGAACACGAAATCGCTGACCAAGACTGCGATCGTTTTGCTGGCCGTGCCGTTCTCACTCATCGGCGCGTTCTGGCTGATCTGGCTGCTCGGCTACAATATGAGTGTGGCCGTCTGGGTGGGAATAATCGCCCTTGCCGGACTCGACGCAGAGACAGGCGTGGTCATGCTGCTCTATCTCGATCACGCCTGGGAAAAATTTCGGGCCGGAGGCCGGATGAATTCCATCGATGACCTTCACGAAGCGGTGAAAGAAGGCGCCGTTCAGCGCATCCGGCCGAAAATCATGACGGTCTGCGCAATTCTCTTTGGGCTGCTGCCCATAATGTGGTCGCCCGCCACCGAAGCCGGCGCCGATGTCATGAAGCGCATCGCTACGCCGATGATCGGCGGTGTTGTTACAAGTGCACTTCTCGAACTTTTGCTCTACCCGGTGATCTACGTCCTCTGGCGTTCTCGCAGCATGAAAAACTCTCCATGA
- a CDS encoding AAA family ATPase, which translates to MDALNLSADRLDHLRHLEAHLCEQIRGQDHVLPRIVAALHRGELGLTSPSRPRGSFLLLGPTGVGKTETTIAFTHYLMGDDKLFRFDMSEYQTQESLAVLIGGRVGEIGLLGLARAKSATGTLLFDEIEKAHPRVLDLFLQIVDAARVTMASGETLDLSGFYVVFTSNIAASDILGVQHSSFTTMERHVLGKAQRCLRPELYARIAEKLVFNRLSYDVQMEIARFHIDRELSFLRDKGFHLRASKELVSFVMQRGFHPRLGARPLRDAIEKHLRGAIVDATLGEVHSRHLEFAICANELLLRPIQPHPPSATNP; encoded by the coding sequence ATGGACGCACTCAACCTTTCAGCCGACCGGCTCGACCACCTTCGTCATCTCGAAGCGCATCTTTGCGAACAGATCCGCGGACAGGATCATGTGCTCCCCCGCATTGTCGCTGCGCTTCATCGCGGCGAGCTCGGCCTGACGAGTCCCTCCCGTCCTCGCGGCAGCTTCCTTTTGTTAGGCCCAACCGGTGTCGGCAAAACTGAAACGACGATTGCGTTTACTCATTACCTGATGGGCGATGACAAGCTCTTCCGCTTTGATATGTCGGAGTATCAAACGCAGGAGAGCCTTGCCGTGCTCATCGGCGGCCGTGTCGGTGAGATTGGTCTGCTCGGCCTGGCGCGCGCGAAATCAGCTACCGGCACACTGCTTTTTGATGAGATCGAAAAAGCACATCCGCGCGTGCTCGATTTGTTTCTGCAAATCGTCGACGCGGCACGTGTAACAATGGCCAGCGGCGAAACGCTGGACCTCAGCGGCTTCTATGTGGTCTTCACGTCAAACATTGCCGCTTCGGATATTCTTGGCGTGCAGCATTCCTCGTTCACGACCATGGAACGTCACGTCCTCGGTAAAGCGCAACGCTGCCTACGCCCGGAGCTTTATGCGCGCATCGCAGAGAAGCTGGTGTTCAACCGGTTGAGCTATGACGTGCAAATGGAGATCGCGCGCTTTCATATTGATCGCGAACTTTCCTTCTTGCGTGATAAAGGCTTTCACCTCAGAGCGAGCAAGGAACTCGTCAGCTTCGTTATGCAACGCGGCTTTCATCCGCGCCTGGGTGCGCGGCCTTTACGCGATGCGATCGAGAAACATCTACGGGGTGCGATAGTCGATGCGACACTCGGAGAAGTGCATTCCCGGCATTTGGAATTCGCAATCTGCGCGAACGAACTCTTGCTGCGGCCGATTCAGCCGCACCCGCCATCAGCGACCAACCCGTGA
- a CDS encoding efflux RND transporter periplasmic adaptor subunit: MKRLFHNALLRFGVAALLIMFTPACSKQGNGKDSSIDYWTCTMHPSVHAKDPGKCPICGMQLVPVMKTSASTASPTSAGGMQGMENMPGMSGMKSGDTKAAAERPREFVVPVERQQQIGVTYATVETKPLLHTIRAIGRVMPETQRVWRVVSRTSAYVQELGVNAPGETVKKNQVLMKLYSPELLTTQRELIDLLRTRDRSSANAHSAREDFQGLIESAERRLKLWNITDEQIAEIERTKQPQESLPILSQVDGVVQSLPVTQGANVSVGSPLVEVADLSVVWVWGEFYQDELPMLKVGQEINVTSSSYPGEKFGGQITLVDPFIDPAKRTGRVRADIQNPELKLKPDMYVDLLLEMDMGRSLVVPVSAVMPTGERNIAFVDKGEGKLEPRFLELAGKYGDVYAVKSGLREGERVVASANFLIDAESKIQGALKSW, from the coding sequence ATGAAGAGACTCTTTCATAACGCGCTGTTGCGATTCGGTGTTGCCGCGCTGCTCATCATGTTCACGCCGGCGTGCTCCAAGCAGGGCAACGGAAAGGACAGCAGCATCGATTACTGGACCTGCACCATGCATCCGTCGGTGCACGCGAAAGACCCGGGCAAGTGTCCGATCTGCGGCATGCAACTCGTGCCCGTGATGAAAACTAGCGCGAGCACGGCTTCGCCTACGTCGGCTGGCGGCATGCAAGGCATGGAGAACATGCCGGGAATGTCAGGCATGAAGAGCGGCGACACGAAAGCCGCCGCCGAACGTCCTCGCGAGTTCGTCGTCCCTGTCGAGCGGCAGCAACAGATTGGCGTGACTTACGCCACTGTCGAAACGAAACCGCTCCTGCACACGATTCGCGCTATCGGCCGCGTGATGCCGGAGACGCAACGTGTCTGGCGCGTCGTTTCACGCACGAGCGCATACGTGCAGGAGCTAGGCGTGAATGCGCCGGGCGAGACCGTGAAAAAAAACCAGGTCTTGATGAAGCTCTACAGCCCGGAATTATTGACGACGCAACGCGAATTAATTGATCTACTGCGCACGCGCGATCGTTCGAGCGCGAACGCGCATTCGGCACGCGAAGATTTTCAGGGACTAATCGAATCGGCGGAGCGTCGGCTGAAACTCTGGAATATCACGGATGAACAGATCGCCGAAATCGAGCGAACAAAGCAGCCGCAGGAATCATTGCCGATTCTCTCGCAAGTGGATGGCGTGGTGCAAAGCCTCCCCGTTACGCAAGGAGCGAATGTCTCCGTCGGCAGTCCGCTGGTGGAAGTAGCGGACCTATCGGTTGTCTGGGTCTGGGGGGAATTTTACCAGGACGAACTGCCGATGCTGAAAGTCGGCCAGGAGATCAACGTCACTTCATCGTCTTATCCCGGGGAGAAATTCGGAGGCCAGATCACGCTGGTCGATCCGTTCATCGATCCCGCAAAGAGAACCGGCCGCGTTCGCGCGGACATTCAGAATCCGGAACTCAAACTGAAGCCCGACATGTATGTCGATCTTCTGCTGGAGATGGATATGGGCCGGTCGCTCGTCGTTCCGGTAAGCGCAGTGATGCCGACAGGCGAGAGAAACATCGCCTTCGTGGATAAAGGCGAGGGAAAACTCGAACCGCGCTTCCTCGAACTCGCCGGAAAGTACGGTGACGTTTACGCGGTCAAAAGCGGATTGCGTGAAGGCGAACGCGTCGTTGCGAGCGCGAATTTTCTGATCGACGCCGAATCGAAAATCCAAGGAGCGCTAAAGTCGTGGTAA
- a CDS encoding GDCCVxC domain-containing (seleno)protein, producing MWNRFTAGKRNKRAAPVLNSVITCPRCGHRSEQTMPTNACVFFYDCLACHARLKPEPGDCCVFCSYGSVPCPPIQTGKVCCA from the coding sequence ATTTGGAATCGGTTCACCGCCGGCAAAAGAAACAAAAGGGCAGCTCCGGTTCTCAACTCAGTTATCACTTGCCCTCGATGTGGACATCGCAGCGAACAGACAATGCCGACGAATGCTTGTGTGTTTTTCTACGATTGCCTCGCTTGCCATGCGCGCCTTAAACCGGAGCCCGGAGATTGTTGCGTGTTTTGCAGCTACGGTTCCGTTCCATGTCCACCCATTCAGACCGGCAAAGTCTGCTGCGCCTGA
- a CDS encoding alpha/beta hydrolase, translating to MKRLLTWGFILLGLIATGLVVSRLVLQRRVAARISITSPSGIDSLETVSLGGTDQWILIRGWDRTKPLLLFLHGGPGFPEMPFAHVNTALERDFVVVHWDQRGAGKSYPAPKQSLDVEQFVSDTRELTDLLLKRFSAQKLVVVGHSWGSLVGALAVARDPNKFFAYVGISQFADAPESERMMYQWALERAEQTSQVQAARELKRIGLPPYESMRDFRTMKRWVAHFNAADYRPISRLQFVRLAFASPVYSWRDLMNLAWGVRTSFDELWREVFYKTNLLRDAPRIDVPVYLFEGRHDRQVTVSAAMAERYFAALDTPRGKQLIWFENSGHWPQLQEPEKFHAVLSQTVVKDLR from the coding sequence ATGAAGCGCTTGCTGACGTGGGGCTTCATTCTCTTGGGCTTGATAGCGACCGGCCTCGTCGTTTCGCGCCTTGTTCTTCAGCGCAGGGTTGCTGCGCGAATTTCGATCACATCGCCGAGCGGCATCGATTCGCTTGAAACGGTTTCCCTTGGAGGCACGGATCAATGGATTTTGATTCGCGGCTGGGATCGGACGAAACCGCTATTGCTCTTTCTGCATGGTGGTCCTGGATTCCCCGAGATGCCTTTCGCCCACGTGAACACCGCTCTCGAAAGAGATTTCGTCGTCGTGCACTGGGACCAGCGTGGCGCTGGCAAGTCTTATCCGGCGCCGAAGCAGTCGCTCGACGTTGAACAATTTGTTTCCGACACACGCGAGCTGACCGATCTACTCTTGAAACGCTTCAGTGCGCAAAAGTTGGTTGTTGTAGGCCACTCGTGGGGTTCGCTGGTTGGTGCACTTGCGGTAGCGCGCGATCCCAACAAGTTCTTCGCCTACGTCGGCATCAGCCAATTCGCAGACGCGCCGGAATCCGAACGAATGATGTATCAATGGGCGCTCGAACGAGCAGAGCAAACATCGCAGGTGCAGGCTGCGCGCGAGCTGAAGCGAATCGGCTTACCGCCGTACGAATCGATGCGCGACTTCCGTACGATGAAGAGGTGGGTCGCTCATTTCAACGCCGCTGACTACCGCCCAATCAGTCGCCTCCAATTTGTTCGATTGGCGTTCGCATCGCCAGTTTATTCGTGGCGCGATCTCATGAATCTTGCCTGGGGCGTACGAACTTCCTTCGACGAGCTGTGGCGCGAAGTGTTTTACAAGACGAACCTATTGCGCGACGCACCGCGGATCGACGTTCCGGTTTATCTTTTCGAAGGGAGACATGATCGACAGGTGACGGTTTCTGCAGCGATGGCTGAGCGCTACTTTGCCGCGCTCGATACGCCCCGAGGCAAACAGCTCATCTGGTTCGAAAACTCCGGTCATTGGCCCCAACTCCAAGAGCCGGAGAAGTTCCATGCTGTTCTCAGTCAAACAGTGGTCAAAGACCTGCGATAA
- a CDS encoding phosphoadenosine phosphosulfate reductase family protein yields MDKPTRHVLCMSGGKDSTALALFMRDRVPEMEYVFCDTEKELTETYEYLNQVEAFLGKRIIRLNAARGFDHWLETFGGYLPSPQVRWCTKYLKLFPFEEFVGDDPVISYVGLRADEDRIGYISTKSNITAVFPFKEAGVGYAGVMKILQDSGIGLPPYLKWGRTHSGCYFCFFQRPIEWVRLLETHPDQFDKAQSYEKISDEPGKTFTWVQRMPLSELRKPGNVAAIKRRYAEIERRRSLNRPNKPLMQVLAGMEDEDDGPKACLICQL; encoded by the coding sequence ATGGATAAACCTACGCGACACGTTCTTTGCATGTCTGGTGGAAAGGACAGCACAGCGCTCGCTCTCTTCATGCGAGATCGTGTCCCCGAGATGGAATATGTTTTCTGTGACACTGAGAAAGAGCTCACCGAGACGTATGAATACCTGAATCAGGTCGAAGCGTTTCTTGGAAAAAGGATCATTCGGCTCAATGCGGCGCGCGGGTTCGACCACTGGCTGGAAACGTTCGGAGGTTATTTGCCTTCTCCCCAGGTCCGCTGGTGCACCAAATATCTGAAGTTGTTTCCTTTCGAAGAATTTGTCGGTGATGATCCCGTGATCAGCTATGTGGGGCTCCGGGCTGATGAAGATCGTATCGGTTACATCAGCACAAAATCGAATATCACCGCGGTGTTCCCGTTCAAGGAAGCGGGAGTGGGTTACGCGGGTGTGATGAAGATCCTCCAAGACAGCGGGATCGGATTGCCGCCATATCTGAAGTGGGGCAGAACACATTCGGGTTGCTATTTCTGCTTCTTTCAGCGGCCGATCGAGTGGGTGCGGTTGCTGGAGACACATCCAGATCAGTTCGACAAAGCACAAAGTTACGAAAAGATCAGTGACGAGCCCGGCAAGACATTTACCTGGGTGCAAAGGATGCCACTGAGTGAACTTCGGAAGCCTGGAAATGTGGCCGCGATTAAGCGTCGTTATGCCGAAATCGAGCGACGCCGGAGCCTCAACCGGCCGAACAAACCCTTGATGCAAGTATTGGCGGGGATGGAAGACGAAGACGATGGGCCAAAGGCCTGCCTAATATGTCAACTGTGA
- a CDS encoding MauE/DoxX family redox-associated membrane protein, translating into MKFLKITLGILIGGVLFVAAIGKLLDNRHFAEALAAWRIFPRWSLLPLGVLASLLELVLAAWLFSNWRLPQAALAAVIFHLGYFVATVIALLRGIRLPDCGCFGILFPHPLNWAMAFEDFGFAMLSFALYFLAKKR; encoded by the coding sequence ATGAAGTTTTTGAAGATCACGCTTGGTATCCTAATCGGCGGAGTCTTGTTCGTCGCCGCAATCGGAAAGCTTTTGGATAATCGACATTTCGCCGAAGCGCTGGCGGCATGGCGGATATTTCCGCGCTGGAGCCTACTGCCGCTCGGTGTTCTGGCGTCGCTTCTTGAATTGGTCTTGGCAGCGTGGTTATTCTCCAACTGGCGCCTGCCGCAGGCGGCTCTCGCTGCCGTGATCTTTCATCTTGGCTATTTCGTAGCGACCGTGATTGCGCTGCTTCGTGGCATTCGATTGCCCGATTGCGGATGCTTCGGAATTTTGTTTCCGCATCCGCTGAACTGGGCCATGGCGTTTGAAGATTTCGGTTTCGCCATGCTTTCGTTCGCTCTTTATTTTCTGGCGAAGAAACGATGA